The following DNA comes from Acidobacteriota bacterium.
GTATTCCCCCTGTCCAACTGGACCGAACTGGATGTCTGGCAATACATCGCCAGGGAGAAGCTGGAGATTCCGAGCATCTACTTCAGCCACCGACGGGAGGTCTTCCGGAGGGACGGTCTATGGATGAGCGCCTCCGAACTGCTTCCGCTCAAGCGTGGCGAGGTGACCGAGACCCGGTCGATTCGGTTCAGGACGGTTGGGGATATCCTCTGTACGGCCGCCATTGAATCGTCCTGCGCCACGGTTGAGCAGATCATCGGAGAAATCTCTTCCCTCAAGGTAACCGAACGTGGTGCCCGGGCCGATGATCAAATCTCCGAAACTTCCATGGAAGACCGCAAGAGAGAGGGGTATTTCTAGGTGAATGCCCAAACGACCGATTCCCAGGCGACGGTTCAGTTGCTGCGGTTCACCACCTGCGGCAGCGTCGACGATGGAAAGAGCACCTTGATCGGCCGGCTGCTCCACGATTCCAAATTGATTCTGGAAGATCAATTGGCCGCTCTGAAGCGAGCCAGCCAGATGCGGGGCGAATCGGAGGTCAACCTGGCCAACCTCACCGACGGCCTGCGGGCCGAGCGGGAGCAAGGCATCACCATCGACGTCGCCTACCGTTACTTCGCCACGCCACGCCGGCGGTTCATCGTTGCCGACACGCCGGGTCACATTCAGTACACCCGCAACATGGTCACCGGCGCCTCCACCAGCAGCCTGGCGCTGATCCTGGTGGACGCTCGCAAGGGAATCATCGAGCAGACCCGGAGGCACGCCACCATCGCATCCCTGTTGGGAATTCCCCACCTGGTGCTGTGCGTCAACAAAATGGACCTGGTCGATTTTTCCGAGGAGGTTTTCGAAGTCATTCGACAGGAATTCACCCGATTCTCGACCCGCCTCAAAATCAGGGATGTCACCTTTATACCCATGAGCGCACTGCTGGGAGACAACGTGGTCGCTCGCTCCTCCAAAATGCCCTGGTATCTGGGCGAGACGCTTCTCTCCTTTCTGGAAAGCGTTCACATCGCCAGCGACTGGAATATGCAGGATCCGCGCTTCCCCGTCCAATGGGTCATCCGCCCCCAATTCGGCCGCTCCACCGATTTCAGGGCCTTTGCCGGACAGGTAGCCAGCGGGGCCTTCAGGGTTGGCGACCGGGTCACTGTCCTTCCGTCCGGAAGACAATCCCGGGTCCAGGACATTCAACTCATGAGCCGATCGCTGGAGGTTGCCCACGCCCCCATGTCGGCCTGCATCCTGCTTGAAGACACCATCGACGTCAGTCGAGGGGACCTTATCGTGGCCTCCGACAATCTTCCCCACGTCGGCAAGGACCTGGAAGCCATGTGTTGCTGGATGGACGAGACTCCCCTGCAGCTCGGCAAGAAGTACCTGCTGAAACACACCACCCACAGCACCAAGGCCATGGTTCACCACTTGCACTATCGGCTGGACATCAACCGCCTGGAAGAGGACTCGGCTCACGTGCTGAAACTCAACGAGATCGGACGAATCGCCCTGAAGACGGCCACTCCCCTGCTATACGACCGCTATCACCGCAACCGGAGCCTGGGTGGTTTCGTGCTCATCGACGAATCCACCCACGCCACCGTGGGAGCGGGCATGCTGGAGGAGCCTGCCAGACCCGCCCCTCTACCGGAACGTGTCGACTACTCCATCTAAGACGAGTGTCTCCCCACAATAATTGAACAATCTCCAGGCTGTGAGGTTATATTAGGGGCTTCAATTTCATCCCTGGCGGTCAAGAGAGGAAACCATTCATGAAACTGGCCGGCAAGACAGCACTCATCACCGGGGGCGGCACCGGGATCGGAAGAGCCATTTCTCTGCTGTTTGCCCGGGAGGGCGCAGCCGTTGCCATCAACTATTCCAAGTCCGAAGCGGAGGCTTCCGAAACGGCTTCCGCGGTTCAAGAATCGGGAGGGCGCAGCCTGCTGGTTCGCACCGACGTCTCATCCGATGCCCAGGTCAGGCAGATGATGGAGCGGGTCCACGGAGAATTGGGCGCCATCGATATTCTGATCAACAACGCCGGCTTCACTCGATTTATCGACTTTGCGGACCTGGAGCAGCTGACCGAGGACATCTGGGACAGCCTCTTCGCCGTAAACCTGAAGGGCACCTATTTCTGCTGTCGTGCCGTGGCTCCCCTCATGCAGGCACAAGGCGGCGGACGCATCGTCAACATCGCCTCGGTGGCCGGAATCACCGGACAGGGCAGCTGTATTGCCTATTGCGCGTCCAAGGCCGGAGTCATCAGTCTGACCAAGTCATTGGCTCGAGCCCTGGGCCCCGACATCCTGGTGAATGCCGTGGCTCCGGCTCTCACCGAGACCCGCTGGCTCGACGGAGTCGCGAGAGCTCCGGAGATGCGGGAGAACTTCAGGAAGGCCTCGGCTCTCAATCGTATGGGAACGGCTGAGGATGTCGCTGAGGTGACTCTTTCCATGGCGACCGACTGGAGCTTTGTCACAGGGCAAATCGTGGTCGTGGACGGCGGCAGAATGCTCTGAAGCCGCGCCTCCCGAGGCAGGATCCTGCGCGGGATCAGGCCCGTGGGCCCTGTAACTCGGGTGCGTCGCCGAGTCCCCTGGTCTAATTGCTTCGCCAAGTCCGATGCGCGAACTGGCAAACGTCAACGGTAACATCTGTGCCCTCGAGGATGCCGTGATCCCGGCGGAGGACCGGGGCTGTCTGTTTGGAGATGGGGTTTACGAGGTCGTGCGCGCCTATCAGGGTCGGCTTTGGGGGGTGCACCGACACTGGAGACGATTTCAGCGCAGCTTGAGGGAAATTGACCTCCAGCCTGCCAACCTTGAGGAGATTCGGGGTTGGATCGAGGAAACCTACCACGCCAGCCAAATCCCCAACGCTACCGTCTACTTCCACTTGACCCGTGGATCCAGCCCCAGAAACCATTCCTGGAGCGAGTCCTTGAGCCCTTCTTTTTTCATGAGCGTGCGCCCGTTTGCCGACAGGGGGATCGTGGCAGGCGTCAAGGTTCAGTCGGTTCCGGACCTGCGCTGGCGCCGGTGCGACATAAAGTCTCTCAACCTGCTGCCCAATGTGCTGGCCAAGCAGCAGGCCCGAAAGCTGGGTGCCTATGAAGCGCTGCTGGTGGACACCAAGGGAAATGTCACCGAAGGAAGCTCCTCGGCCGCCCTGGCAGTTCTCGATCGAACCATCGTCGCTCCCCCTCAGACTTCTGCCATATTGCCAAGCATCACTCGCGAATATGTAGAGGAGATTGCGTCCGAGCTGAAGCTCTTCTTTCGGGAGCGGTCCCTTTCTCTGGCCGAGTTCCGGGCGGCCGGCGAAGCCTTTCTGGCCGGCACTTCAGACGAGATCACCGGGATTACCCACCTGGACGGTCAAGCTGTCGGGACAGGCGAGGTCGGGCCATGGACCCGAGAAATTCAGAGGGTCTACCGGCAGCGCATTGAACGGGGGAAAGACTGACAACAGGAGTTCGAATGGACCTCTCCTGCTCGAACGGGACGCTAGCCCGCATTTCTCACCAGGTCGCTGGATTCATACTGAAATTCCGTTTATTTTTGGAAACTTATTGGTCCGAATGTGAGGCCTTGCGGTTACACACGGCGCTGGGCGTGCCCTGGTGAGAAATGCGGACTAGTTGAGGGTGCTTACCTGCGATGGGTTGGAGGATGGGACGACCGGGTCGCGCGCGGCCAGAAAGCTCTGGTAGTTTTCTGCCGAAACCACGATGGTCTTGGTTTTCCCTGGCTCACCGAGCTGGGCGAAAACCTGATCGTTCACCCAGAGTTGAGTTCCCAGGGGATTTCCAAGCTTCACGTTCAGGGGCCGCTGGAGAGAAAAGCTCCTGGTCTCGTCAGAGCGCAAGATGCCGCTGAACAACGTGCTTTCCCCAACGCTGACCCTTATCCAGGCCTGCTCTCGGCCCTTGATGCGTAGCCTCGGCTCCGTCACCGACACGGGCTTGGCTTCCGATGGCGTTTCAGGGGACAGTTTGGGAGCCAGTTCTCCCAAGACACTCAAGCCGGCCTGATCACCCGATCCACTCACACCGGCAGGCTGCCCGTTGTTCCCGGAAGCCTGTGCGGGCGCCGAGGCTTGATCCTGCGAATGCTGCGCTGCACCGGCGTTCTTGGGGACGCTCAACGAATCCTGGTCTGTCCGGGCGCCTACTTCGACGAAGTAAAAGATCGTGAGGGCCCCAAGTAGTGCCACCAGGGAGGGAAAGATGGCGCCGGATTTTGCGCCTGCAGCCCGGGTCTTCAACTTCGCGCCCAAGGATGGCCGGGGTTTCTGAGCGGCTCGGGACCTGTAGCCCGCGGATTTGAGCCGGTCTTCCACCAAAAGGTATTCCCGCACCGGTTTGTCCTCATCGATACCCAGGTAGCGGGCATAGCTCCGAACAAAGGACCGTCGAAAAACACCGGCGGGCAATCGATCGAAGCGGTCGTCTTCGATGTAACCGAGCAAACTGGCCCGGATCTTGGTTTCCCTGGCTATTTCTTCCAGGGTAACCCCTCTAAGTTCCCGCTCACGTTTCAGATCGGCGCCCAAGGACACGATGGGTCTCCCCCAGAGAAAAGGGCCATTCATACTACGCCCCTGCCCGACACCTGTCAAGAATTTGAGGAAGGATTTGAAATCGCAACGGATCCAGGTTTAAAATCGCTCGGTCTTGTAGAATTAAGCCTTTGAACCCGTCACCTGCGGCTCTCTGAGACCCAGTCTCTTCGACCGCGTGGAGCCATTGACAGGAGCCCCGGGCAAACCAATGAACGTTTTGTCGAGACTGCTGCTGACCTCATCCCTTCTCTGTGGGCTGTGCCTCACGGCCTCTGCAGACGAAATACCCAAGGTCAGGACGCTCCGGATAGACGTCCGCATGGTGGAGGTCTATACGGCTGTCTTCGACCAGAGAGGCCGATACGTTCCGGGACTGGCGCCGGCTGACTTCGAAATCGAAGAGGACGGTCAAATCCAGTCAATCCAGGCCTTTGAGTCCCAAACCTCGGCTCTGACGATCGCGTTGCTGGTGGACACCACCGGAAGCATGCTGAAGCCGCTGCCGCACGTCAAGAATGCGGTGGCCGATCTGTTGACGGAGATCAAGCCCCAGGATCGTTTCGGCCTTTTCGCTTTCAACAATCGGCTCCAGGTCCTGGTGCCGTTTACCAAGGACAGGCGCGCGGCACTTCGAGCCCTGTTCCGCATGCGGGCCTCCGGGAGCACCGCTCTCTTCGATTCTCTGGCCCAACTGGCCCCGCATCTGGCCCGAGTGACCGGCAAGAAGGCCATCCTGCTCTTCACCGACGGAGAGGATACCAGCAGCGTCCTCTCGATGGAGGACTCGGTCAGGACCATCAAGCGAGTCGGGATTCCCATCTATACCGTTTTTCAGGGACGGGCGCTGCAAAGCCAGCTCCTGATCGATCGTCTGACGGAGATTTCGAATGCGACAGGAGGCGTCGCAGTCAGGATCAGACGCCCCGAAGAAATCGGCCGGGTCTTCACCGAGATCGTTCAGGATCTTCAGCACCTCTATCTGCTCGGTTACTACCCTCCGGCCGAGTTCGGCGGCAGCAACGGTGGGTGGCGCAAGATCTCGGTGCGTGTTCCTCGGCACAAGGACTTCCGGGTAAGAGCCAAGGAAGGATACCTGCCCTAAAAGTGGAGTGGAAACTGCATCCGCTCGGTTACTATCCTCTCGCCATGCGGCTTCCGCGATTGCCGTCGGTTGACCCGACACCCCTTAAATGATAGTTTCACCCTCACCAATCTGACACAGGAGCTGAGGTTGTGCCGGGCGAAGCGCTAGGAATGATTGAAACCAAGGGGTTTGTTGGCGCCGTCGAGGCGGCGGACGCCATGGTGAAGGCAGCCAACGTCACTCTGGTGGGAAAAGAGTACATTGGAGCCGGCTTCGTGACGGTATGCGTGCGAGGGGACGTCGGGGCCGTCAAGGCCGCCACCGATGCGGGCGCATCCGCGGCGCGGCGAGTCGGCGAACTGGTAGCTGTCCACGTCATTCCCAGCCCCCACGCCGAAGCTGAAAAAAACATCCCCGGCGAAACTCGCTAAGCCGTTCACTCGGCGTGACAGGCGCATGATGGCGGCCCTGTAGCCTCGAGCGCCGACGTCGCCCCGGCGGATACTCCCCCGACCAACCTCCCTGATTTTCTCCGGACCTCCCACAGGCCATGGATAGAGATCTCGAGTCCATTCAGCAGGCCCGGTCACTGCTTGACAAGGCATTTCAGGCCCAGGAACGCCTCTCTCGATTCTCCCAGGACCAGGTCGATTCGGTGGTCCGACAAATGGCCGAGGCTGCACTGGGAGCCGCGGAGAAGCTTGCCCGCATGGCCGTGGAGGAAACCGGCTTCGGCAACGTCGCCGACAAGATCCTCAAGAACAAGTTCGGCTCCGAGTTTGTCCACGAAGCCATCAAAGACCTCAGGACGGTCGGCATCATCAGGGAGGACAGGAAAAAGGGGATCCTCGAGATCGCCTCGCCGGTGGGGGTGATTGCCGCCATAATTCCCTCCACCAATCCGACTTCCACCACCATCAACAAGGCCCTGATCGCGCTGAAGGGCCGCAACACCATCGTTTTCAGCCCCCACCCCTCGGCGGCGGGTTGCATCCAGGAGACCAGCAGACTCCTGTCGGAGGCCGCTGTCGCTGCCGGAGCACCCGAGGGATCGATTGGGTGTCTGTCCCAATCCACCATCGAAGGAACCCGAGAGCTGATGAGCCATCGCAACACCGCCCTGATCCTGGCTACCGGAGGGCATGGTCTTGTCAAAGCCGCCTACAGTGTGGGAAAGCCCGCCTTCGGGGTGGGTCCGGGCAACGTTCCCGCCTACGTGGAATCCTCGGCTGACATCCCTCAGGCCATTCAGGACATTTTTACCGGCAAGTGCTTTGACAACGGCACGCTTTGTTCCTCGGAGCAGGCCATCATCACCGATGCCGCCATCAAGGATCGTGTGATCGAAGAGATCAAGCACAACGGGGGGCATTTCCTGAACGAACAGGAAATCCAGGCGCTGGGCCAGGTGGTCGTCACTCCCAGGCGAACGGTGAACCCCAAGATCGTCGGCAAGCCGGCAGCAACGATTGCAGCACTGGCCGGGGTTCGGATCCCGGAAGGTACCCGGGTCCTGGTCGCCCCGCTCTCCGGCGTCGGTCGGGACTATCCCCTGTCCATGGAAAAGCTCTCTCCGATTCTGGCGTTTTACGTGGAGAAAGACTGGGAGGCGGCCTGCGATCGATGCATCGAGCTGCTCAACTACGGAGGGTTGGGGCACACCCTGGCGATCCACTCCAAGAACGACGAGATCATTCGGCAGTTCGGCCTGCAGAAGCCCGTCTTTCGAATCGTCGTCAATACCCAGGCTGCCCTGGGAGCCGTGGGCTACACCACCCGACTCTTTCCGAGCATGACACTGGGATGCGGAACCCTTGGCGGAAACATCACTTCCGACAATATTTCCCCATTTCACCTGATCAACATCAAACGGGTCGCCTACAGCCGAACTCAGGACCTCGGGGAGGACTCGTCCCAGGCCGCAACCGCTCCGCGACAGCAAGCAATCCCCGCCAATCGAGGAGAGGTCTCGGCCCTGGTGGATCGCCTGATGGCGGACCGCCGGCTCCAATTCCAACGACCGCCCCAACCGGCACCACCGCCAGCCCGGCCGACGCCCCCCGAGACACCCCCGGATCCACCGGAGCCGGTCAGCTTCGTTTGTGAGGAGGATATTCGGCAGGCGGTGAAGGAAGACCGCAAGATTCACGTGGATGGAAAGTCGATCATCACCCCGGCCGCACGCGATCTTGGAAACCAGAAAGCCGTCCTGGTCTACCTTGCCTGACTCTTCAGGCCCTTACCTTCAATCCCAGCAACCTGGCCAACTTGTAGAGCTTTGACTGCCGGATCGCCTGCAGCTTGGCGTCCTGCTGCAGAGCCCACTGGGTGCGATCCTCGAATTCAGCCTGAAGTTTCGCTATTGCCTTGTCTTTCTCTTCCACTTGTTGGGACAGCTCCTCCGCCCAACGGCTGCGATCCCCGAATTCGGACTGAAGTTTCACTATTGCCTTGTCTCTCTCTTCCACTTGTTGGGACAACTCCTGCGCCCAACGGGTGCGATCCCCGAATTCGGACTGAAGTCTCACTATTGCCTTGTCTCTCTCTTCCACTTGTTGGGACAACTCCTCCGCCCAACGGGTGCGATCTTCAAATTGGCGGGACAGAGCCTCCGCCCAACGGGTGCGATCTTCCACTTGTTGGGACAGAGCCTCTGCCCAACGGCTGCGCTCCTCAAATTCCTCCCGCAGGCGCAACAGAGCCTGGTCCTTCGACTTGACCAGTCTGTTCAATTGCAGTGCCCATCCTGAGCGTTCCTCGTACTCTTCCTGAAGCCGCTTCAGAGCGCTGTCGAGCTTGGAGACCTCCTTTTCCAAGCGCTGGATATTCTGTTGGTGCTCTCGCAACAGGTTGCCGGTTCCCGGCAGCAGGCAGAAGTTTCCCAGCGCAGGTTGATATTCCCGACTGCGGGTGCAAATAGCCACAAAATAGTTGGAGGTTGCTTCCAGATCGCCGACATCTTCTTCAAGGCAGGTGGTTACCCTCTGGTATAGGCTCGGATTCCCAATAATCAGGCCGGCAATATGATTCTGGAAATAGACTTCCACCGAACTGAAAACGGATGTCAAGAAAGCGTAGAACTCCTGGAAGTCAAACTCGCGGGTGTGGAACGGATTGGCCTGGTTGCTCTCCTGGCTGTAGAAAACTCGATTCGGTGTCGAAATAACCGTCAATCCCTCCGGTTTGAGTACTCGGCTTATCTCGAGCAAATGAGCTTGTTGGCTTTGCAGATGCTCGACCAGCTCAAAACTGACGACTACATCCACGCTGTCATTGGCCAGGGGCAGGTCCTGTGCGTCACCGACCATCATCTCGATATTCCCCGCCGCGTATTCACTACTGGCATAGCGAACTGCTTCTTCCGACAG
Coding sequences within:
- a CDS encoding GTP-binding protein yields the protein MNAQTTDSQATVQLLRFTTCGSVDDGKSTLIGRLLHDSKLILEDQLAALKRASQMRGESEVNLANLTDGLRAEREQGITIDVAYRYFATPRRRFIVADTPGHIQYTRNMVTGASTSSLALILVDARKGIIEQTRRHATIASLLGIPHLVLCVNKMDLVDFSEEVFEVIRQEFTRFSTRLKIRDVTFIPMSALLGDNVVARSSKMPWYLGETLLSFLESVHIASDWNMQDPRFPVQWVIRPQFGRSTDFRAFAGQVASGAFRVGDRVTVLPSGRQSRVQDIQLMSRSLEVAHAPMSACILLEDTIDVSRGDLIVASDNLPHVGKDLEAMCCWMDETPLQLGKKYLLKHTTHSTKAMVHHLHYRLDINRLEEDSAHVLKLNEIGRIALKTATPLLYDRYHRNRSLGGFVLIDESTHATVGAGMLEEPARPAPLPERVDYSI
- a CDS encoding VWA domain-containing protein, whose protein sequence is MNVLSRLLLTSSLLCGLCLTASADEIPKVRTLRIDVRMVEVYTAVFDQRGRYVPGLAPADFEIEEDGQIQSIQAFESQTSALTIALLVDTTGSMLKPLPHVKNAVADLLTEIKPQDRFGLFAFNNRLQVLVPFTKDRRAALRALFRMRASGSTALFDSLAQLAPHLARVTGKKAILLFTDGEDTSSVLSMEDSVRTIKRVGIPIYTVFQGRALQSQLLIDRLTEISNATGGVAVRIRRPEEIGRVFTEIVQDLQHLYLLGYYPPAEFGGSNGGWRKISVRVPRHKDFRVRAKEGYLP
- a CDS encoding glucose 1-dehydrogenase, which produces MKLAGKTALITGGGTGIGRAISLLFAREGAAVAINYSKSEAEASETASAVQESGGRSLLVRTDVSSDAQVRQMMERVHGELGAIDILINNAGFTRFIDFADLEQLTEDIWDSLFAVNLKGTYFCCRAVAPLMQAQGGGRIVNIASVAGITGQGSCIAYCASKAGVISLTKSLARALGPDILVNAVAPALTETRWLDGVARAPEMRENFRKASALNRMGTAEDVAEVTLSMATDWSFVTGQIVVVDGGRML
- a CDS encoding aminotransferase class IV; translated protein: MRELANVNGNICALEDAVIPAEDRGCLFGDGVYEVVRAYQGRLWGVHRHWRRFQRSLREIDLQPANLEEIRGWIEETYHASQIPNATVYFHLTRGSSPRNHSWSESLSPSFFMSVRPFADRGIVAGVKVQSVPDLRWRRCDIKSLNLLPNVLAKQQARKLGAYEALLVDTKGNVTEGSSSAALAVLDRTIVAPPQTSAILPSITREYVEEIASELKLFFRERSLSLAEFRAAGEAFLAGTSDEITGITHLDGQAVGTGEVGPWTREIQRVYRQRIERGKD
- a CDS encoding acetaldehyde dehydrogenase (acetylating), which codes for MDRDLESIQQARSLLDKAFQAQERLSRFSQDQVDSVVRQMAEAALGAAEKLARMAVEETGFGNVADKILKNKFGSEFVHEAIKDLRTVGIIREDRKKGILEIASPVGVIAAIIPSTNPTSTTINKALIALKGRNTIVFSPHPSAAGCIQETSRLLSEAAVAAGAPEGSIGCLSQSTIEGTRELMSHRNTALILATGGHGLVKAAYSVGKPAFGVGPGNVPAYVESSADIPQAIQDIFTGKCFDNGTLCSSEQAIITDAAIKDRVIEEIKHNGGHFLNEQEIQALGQVVVTPRRTVNPKIVGKPAATIAALAGVRIPEGTRVLVAPLSGVGRDYPLSMEKLSPILAFYVEKDWEAACDRCIELLNYGGLGHTLAIHSKNDEIIRQFGLQKPVFRIVVNTQAALGAVGYTTRLFPSMTLGCGTLGGNITSDNISPFHLINIKRVAYSRTQDLGEDSSQAATAPRQQAIPANRGEVSALVDRLMADRRLQFQRPPQPAPPPARPTPPETPPDPPEPVSFVCEEDIRQAVKEDRKIHVDGKSIITPAARDLGNQKAVLVYLA
- a CDS encoding DUF4115 domain-containing protein encodes the protein MSLGADLKRERELRGVTLEEIARETKIRASLLGYIEDDRFDRLPAGVFRRSFVRSYARYLGIDEDKPVREYLLVEDRLKSAGYRSRAAQKPRPSLGAKLKTRAAGAKSGAIFPSLVALLGALTIFYFVEVGARTDQDSLSVPKNAGAAQHSQDQASAPAQASGNNGQPAGVSGSGDQAGLSVLGELAPKLSPETPSEAKPVSVTEPRLRIKGREQAWIRVSVGESTLFSGILRSDETRSFSLQRPLNVKLGNPLGTQLWVNDQVFAQLGEPGKTKTIVVSAENYQSFLAARDPVVPSSNPSQVSTLN
- a CDS encoding BMC domain-containing protein; translated protein: MPGEALGMIETKGFVGAVEAADAMVKAANVTLVGKEYIGAGFVTVCVRGDVGAVKAATDAGASAARRVGELVAVHVIPSPHAEAEKNIPGETR
- a CDS encoding methyltransferase domain-containing protein, producing MEFTGERIVPGSVNADLLNEHLCRYGFAQLLVEEKVVLDIGSGVGYGAKILAEEASRVVAVDLSEEAVRYASSEYAAGNIEMMVGDAQDLPLANDSVDVVVSFELVEHLQSQQAHLLEISRVLKPEGLTVISTPNRVFYSQESNQANPFHTREFDFQEFYAFLTSVFSSVEVYFQNHIAGLIIGNPSLYQRVTTCLEEDVGDLEATSNYFVAICTRSREYQPALGNFCLLPGTGNLLREHQQNIQRLEKEVSKLDSALKRLQEEYEERSGWALQLNRLVKSKDQALLRLREEFEERSRWAEALSQQVEDRTRWAEALSRQFEDRTRWAEELSQQVEERDKAIVRLQSEFGDRTRWAQELSQQVEERDKAIVKLQSEFGDRSRWAEELSQQVEEKDKAIAKLQAEFEDRTQWALQQDAKLQAIRQSKLYKLARLLGLKVRA